A genomic stretch from Candidatus Binatia bacterium includes:
- the hemC gene encoding hydroxymethylbilane synthase: protein MSGPVRIGTRGSALALAQATWLRDALAERRPDRGAALVVIKTSGDRFVDRPLGDIGGKGLFVKEIDEALSAGTVDCAVHSMKDLPASLAPGLHLAAVPRRVDARDLLLTRHGGPLAALPPGARIGTSSLRRAALLLHLRPDIAIVPLRGNVDTRLRKLAAGEFDAIVLAAAGLHRLGLTPPAATPLDPTVFVPAVGQGALALETRDDGSADLLAWLDDPMTRVAVSAERAFMATVGGSCHTPLAAHATVRAGDLHLQAFVASPDGSRLLRGERAGPLARATPLGHELANDLLDRGAADILRLTRPSPAAAAAEDPSTDGR from the coding sequence GTGAGTGGCCCCGTTCGTATCGGCACTCGCGGCAGTGCGCTCGCTCTCGCCCAGGCGACGTGGCTGCGCGACGCCCTCGCCGAAAGACGTCCTGACCGTGGCGCCGCTCTCGTCGTCATCAAGACCTCCGGCGACCGTTTCGTCGACCGTCCTCTCGGCGACATCGGCGGCAAGGGCCTCTTCGTCAAGGAAATCGACGAAGCCCTGTCGGCCGGCACCGTCGATTGCGCCGTGCACTCCATGAAGGATCTGCCCGCGTCGCTGGCCCCCGGTCTGCACCTCGCCGCCGTCCCCCGGCGGGTCGATGCCCGCGATCTCCTGCTCACTCGTCACGGCGGGCCACTCGCGGCGCTTCCGCCCGGAGCACGCATCGGCACCAGCAGCTTACGGCGGGCCGCCCTGCTGCTTCACCTGCGCCCCGACATCGCCATCGTCCCGCTGCGCGGCAACGTCGACACGCGGTTGCGCAAGCTGGCGGCCGGCGAGTTCGACGCGATCGTACTCGCCGCCGCCGGCCTGCACCGCCTCGGCCTCACACCGCCCGCGGCCACCCCGCTCGACCCGACGGTGTTCGTCCCCGCGGTCGGTCAGGGCGCCCTCGCCCTCGAAACCCGGGACGACGGCAGCGCGGACCTGCTCGCCTGGCTGGACGATCCGATGACGCGCGTCGCCGTGAGCGCCGAACGGGCGTTCATGGCCACCGTCGGAGGTTCGTGCCACACACCCCTGGCCGCGCACGCCACCGTGCGCGCCGGCGATCTTCATCTGCAAGCGTTCGTCGCCAGCCCGGACGGCAGCCGCCTGCTACGTGGCGAACGCGCCGGGCCTCTGGCCCGGGCAACGCCGCTCGGACACGAACTCGCCAACGACCTGCTCGACCGCGGTGCCGCCGACATCCTGCGCCTCACCCGGCCGTCACCTGCCGCCGCGGCGGCAGAGGACCCCTCCACCGATGGCCGGTAA
- the cobA gene encoding uroporphyrinogen-III C-methyltransferase produces the protein MAGKVFLVGAGPGDPGLITLKGQRCLLAADVVVYDYLANPRLLDDTRPEAERILAGKHGGGPRVEQEVINALLVDRARRGLVVVRLKGGDPFIFGRGGEEAEAMQAAGIDFEIVPGVSSAIAVPAYAGIPLTHRDLASRVVFTAGYAEAGTPSDLAPGGEIAGPRTTLVLLMTQRQLASNMNRLIAAGVPAATPAAVVEWGTWADQQTVMGTVGDLAERAAAAGLQPPALAVVGDVVRLRARLNWFESKPLFGRRIVVTRPRRQLGPFADALEAAGAEVVPFPTIETVPPDSYERLDDALRRPAQFDWVVFTSVNGVHAFVARLRTLGGDIRAWHRARIAAIGPPTAQALSELGLQVALVPDEYRAEAVVAALHEAGVGGARVLLPRAAQARDVLPRELERLGASVEDIAAYRTVRPAAATTEAARSLFARRRVDLITFTSSSTVHNFVAAVGTDCAALLAETAVGCIGPITADTARSYGLAVAVQPAAYTIPAFADAIVAHFRTAPRRPRQTATGG, from the coding sequence ATGGCCGGTAAGGTCTTCCTCGTCGGCGCCGGACCGGGCGACCCGGGGCTGATCACACTCAAGGGCCAGCGCTGCCTGCTGGCCGCCGATGTCGTCGTCTACGACTACCTCGCCAACCCCCGCCTCCTCGACGACACCCGCCCCGAGGCCGAACGCATCCTCGCCGGGAAGCACGGCGGCGGGCCCCGCGTGGAGCAGGAGGTCATCAACGCCCTGCTCGTGGATCGTGCCCGGCGCGGCCTCGTCGTGGTTCGCCTCAAGGGCGGAGACCCGTTCATCTTCGGGCGCGGCGGCGAAGAGGCGGAGGCCATGCAGGCAGCCGGTATCGACTTCGAGATCGTGCCCGGGGTGTCGTCGGCCATTGCCGTACCCGCGTACGCGGGCATTCCTCTCACGCACCGCGATCTCGCCTCGCGCGTCGTCTTCACCGCCGGATATGCCGAAGCCGGAACGCCGTCCGATCTCGCCCCCGGCGGCGAGATCGCCGGGCCGCGCACCACTCTGGTCTTGCTGATGACCCAGCGGCAACTCGCCTCCAACATGAACCGCCTGATCGCCGCCGGAGTGCCGGCAGCGACCCCGGCCGCGGTCGTCGAATGGGGCACGTGGGCGGACCAGCAAACCGTCATGGGCACGGTGGGTGACCTTGCCGAACGCGCCGCGGCCGCCGGTCTGCAGCCGCCGGCCTTGGCCGTGGTCGGCGACGTCGTGCGGCTGCGCGCCCGGCTAAACTGGTTCGAGAGCAAGCCGCTGTTCGGCCGGCGCATCGTTGTCACGCGGCCACGCCGGCAGCTCGGGCCGTTCGCCGACGCGCTCGAGGCGGCGGGCGCGGAGGTCGTCCCGTTCCCGACGATCGAGACCGTCCCGCCCGACTCATACGAACGGCTCGACGACGCGCTGCGCCGGCCGGCGCAGTTCGACTGGGTCGTCTTCACCAGCGTCAACGGTGTCCACGCTTTCGTCGCGCGGCTGCGCACTCTGGGGGGCGACATCCGCGCCTGGCACCGGGCGCGCATCGCCGCCATCGGTCCGCCGACGGCCCAGGCCCTGTCTGAACTCGGGCTGCAGGTTGCCCTGGTCCCGGACGAGTATCGTGCCGAGGCCGTGGTGGCGGCACTGCACGAGGCGGGGGTCGGCGGGGCGCGGGTGCTGCTGCCACGGGCCGCGCAAGCGCGCGACGTGTTGCCCCGGGAGCTGGAACGCCTCGGCGCCAGCGTCGAGGACATCGCCGCCTATCGGACCGTGCGCCCGGCGGCGGCTACAACCGAGGCGGCGCGCAGCCTGTTCGCCCGGCGGCGGGTCGACCTCATCACCTTCACCAGCTCGAGTACCGTGCACAACTTCGTCGCCGCCGTCGGCACAGACTGCGCCGCGCTGCTGGCCGAGACCGCCGTCGGTTGTATCGGCCCGATCACCGCCGATACGGCCCGTAGCTACGGCCTCGCCGTCGCCGTGCAACCGGCTGCCTACACCATCCCCGCTTTCGCCGACGCGATCGTCGCGCACTTCCGCACCGCGCCCCGCCGCCCGCGTCAGACGGCGACAGGTGGATAA